From Brassica oleracea var. oleracea cultivar TO1000 chromosome C3, BOL, whole genome shotgun sequence, a single genomic window includes:
- the LOC106334287 gene encoding defensin-like protein 290, whose translation MAESKKIFIVFIICLLCTLLVSVSGIQANPSCTTSIECELVCFRRTGRIDGVCEGGMCACLSPKPKTELTKTILCKKDRDCPSSSECPKDFYYSCLHGECTCIAV comes from the exons ATGGCGGAATCAAAAAAAATCTTCATCGTTTTTATTATTTGTCTCTTAT GCACATTGTTGGTGAGCGTCTCTGGAATACAGGCCAATCCATCATGCACGACATCGATAGAATGTGAGTTGGTGTGTTTTAGAAGAACAGGGAGAATAGATGGTGTATGTGAGGGTGGAATGTGCGCTTGTCTGTCCCCAAAACCCAAGACGGAGCTGACCAAGACCATACTGTGCAAGAAGGACCGTGACTGTCCCAGTTCTAGTGAATGCCCTAAAGACTTCTATTACTCTTGTCTTCATGGAGAATGTACTTGCATTGCAGTATAA